Proteins from a single region of Natrinema salifodinae:
- a CDS encoding DUF5815 family protein, which translates to MAAPRVPGSGGGDELELPCGETVDPHEIDLGMREYACSCGDVHAVVTDVHPPSRFFPESLVAILQETIDTDDEFGEFGTPHLMGVVLEEFPDQVVVYDASGDGAVGYAMLWVTDFDSRRLHEIVVELVVELMEHAISHAEDDTAVTEFESQMLEFDVGEFVEQYRRQREFESEHDQAI; encoded by the coding sequence ATGGCAGCACCCCGCGTTCCGGGTTCCGGCGGCGGCGACGAGCTCGAGCTTCCCTGCGGGGAGACCGTCGACCCCCACGAGATCGACCTGGGGATGCGCGAGTACGCCTGTTCCTGCGGGGACGTCCACGCCGTCGTGACCGACGTCCACCCGCCATCGCGCTTTTTCCCCGAGTCGCTCGTCGCCATCCTCCAGGAGACGATCGACACCGACGACGAGTTCGGCGAGTTCGGCACGCCCCACCTCATGGGCGTCGTTCTGGAGGAGTTCCCCGACCAGGTCGTCGTCTACGACGCCAGCGGCGACGGCGCCGTCGGCTACGCGATGCTGTGGGTCACCGACTTCGACTCCCGGCGGCTCCACGAGATCGTCGTCGAACTGGTCGTCGAACTCATGGAACACGCGATCAGTCACGCCGAGGACGACACCGCCGTGACCGAGTTCGAGTCACAGATGCTCGAGTTCGACGTCGGCGAGTTCGTCGAGCAGTACCGCCGACAGCGCGAGTTCGAGAGCGAACACGACCAGGCGATCTAG
- a CDS encoding PAS domain S-box protein, with the protein MPAPGPSRLRRSLRIVVLDPDPDDRHRTADALESTADAIAVDPVATPTALRDALAETAALSGERTCVVTERRLGETDALSLIDCVRTADGDADATTGGATTDVPFVLYTADGDELLASDAVAAGFDGYVPKGRDDSIDRLVDQVRRAVAGMETGSDPGNGPKRDPELEPGAALTSRRHDGSPENRSPSDRPSRPESDRFRALFENAPDAVAIIARDDEDRIVDVNPAFEKRFGYDRSALSGTDLEEWLVPEDAAAIDVYDEVGLDDTVTTVVERLTADGPTEFLLRAFAIDAGDEIREYAIYTDITEQRRHERDLKRYRTLVETVGDSMCVIDPTGRIAMANTAMAAALGEPREALVGARVTEYIPESDFERGKTVIHRALRADDPSGRTIEFTVEPAHGEPYTAEGNVAPLLDADGSIDGSVCVLRDISDRKAREQRIRRLHEGTRRLMAAERTDAVARVASEVARDALNLAINAVHLYDADADALVPVAATDRTEDLFGEVPAIERGGGLAWDAYEAGEPIARGDVRRDPNVQNPDTLIRSEAHLPIGDEGIFIASSTELNDFDEEALALAKILVANLEAALERARREDELAARTAELERQNDRLDAFAGTVSHDLRNPLTLAAGHLENLETHVDAEGERYREEIGWALDRMDTLIENVLALARSGQRLTTTEAVALDDVIDRARRTVDPDLDVVLDGSLPTVEGDPDRLLVLFENVFRNAREHVGDDVTITIAATDDGFAIADDGPGVDPNEREAILESGYSTNPEGTGFGLAIVSEVVEAHGWSIAVGESEAGGLRFDISLAA; encoded by the coding sequence ATGCCTGCGCCCGGTCCTTCTCGATTACGACGATCTCTTCGCATCGTCGTCCTCGATCCCGATCCCGACGATCGCCACCGGACCGCCGACGCGCTCGAATCGACGGCCGACGCGATCGCGGTCGATCCCGTCGCGACGCCGACTGCCCTCCGCGACGCGCTCGCGGAGACGGCTGCGCTTTCGGGCGAGCGCACGTGTGTCGTCACCGAACGCCGACTCGGGGAGACGGACGCGCTGTCGCTGATCGACTGCGTCCGGACGGCCGACGGCGATGCCGACGCCACCACCGGCGGCGCGACCACGGACGTCCCGTTCGTCCTCTACACCGCCGACGGCGACGAACTGCTCGCGAGCGACGCCGTCGCCGCCGGCTTCGACGGGTACGTGCCGAAGGGCCGGGACGATTCGATCGATCGCCTGGTCGACCAGGTCCGTCGGGCCGTTGCCGGGATGGAGACGGGATCAGACCCGGGGAACGGCCCGAAGCGGGATCCGGAGCTAGAGCCGGGGGCAGCGCTGACATCGCGACGCCACGACGGCTCGCCGGAAAACCGGTCTCCATCGGACCGTCCATCCCGACCCGAGTCCGATCGGTTCCGCGCGCTATTCGAGAACGCTCCCGACGCGGTCGCGATCATAGCCCGCGATGACGAGGACCGGATCGTTGACGTCAATCCGGCCTTCGAGAAGCGGTTCGGCTACGATCGCTCGGCGCTCTCGGGAACCGACCTCGAGGAGTGGCTCGTCCCCGAGGACGCCGCGGCGATCGATGTCTACGACGAAGTTGGTCTCGATGATACCGTCACGACGGTCGTCGAACGCCTGACGGCCGACGGGCCGACGGAGTTTCTCCTGCGCGCCTTCGCGATCGACGCCGGCGACGAGATCCGCGAGTACGCGATCTACACGGATATCACCGAGCAGCGACGCCACGAACGCGATCTCAAGCGGTATCGCACGCTCGTCGAGACGGTCGGCGACTCGATGTGCGTGATCGATCCGACGGGCCGGATCGCGATGGCCAATACCGCGATGGCGGCGGCGCTCGGCGAACCCCGCGAGGCACTCGTCGGCGCGCGAGTCACCGAGTACATCCCCGAGTCGGATTTCGAACGGGGGAAGACCGTCATCCACCGGGCACTGCGGGCCGACGATCCGTCGGGCCGGACCATCGAGTTCACCGTCGAACCAGCCCACGGCGAGCCCTACACCGCCGAAGGGAACGTCGCACCGCTACTGGATGCCGACGGCTCGATCGACGGGAGCGTCTGCGTGCTCCGCGACATCAGCGATCGGAAGGCGCGCGAGCAACGCATCCGGCGGCTTCACGAGGGCACCAGGCGACTGATGGCCGCAGAGCGAACCGACGCGGTCGCCCGCGTCGCCAGCGAGGTCGCCCGCGACGCGCTCAATCTCGCGATCAACGCGGTGCACCTGTACGACGCGGACGCCGACGCGCTTGTGCCCGTCGCGGCGACCGACCGCACCGAGGACCTGTTCGGCGAGGTCCCCGCGATCGAACGCGGCGGCGGCCTCGCCTGGGACGCCTACGAGGCCGGCGAACCCATCGCCCGCGGGGACGTGCGCCGCGATCCGAACGTGCAGAACCCGGATACGCTGATCCGCAGCGAGGCCCACCTCCCGATCGGCGACGAGGGGATATTTATCGCCAGTTCGACCGAACTGAACGACTTCGACGAGGAGGCCCTCGCGCTCGCGAAGATCCTCGTTGCGAATCTCGAAGCCGCGCTCGAACGCGCCCGCCGCGAGGACGAACTCGCCGCCCGCACCGCCGAACTCGAGCGACAAAACGACCGTCTCGACGCCTTCGCCGGCACAGTTTCCCACGACCTCCGGAATCCGCTCACGCTCGCGGCGGGCCACCTCGAGAACCTCGAAACCCACGTCGACGCGGAGGGCGAGCGCTACCGCGAGGAGATCGGCTGGGCGCTCGACCGCATGGACACCCTCATCGAGAACGTCCTCGCGCTCGCGCGCAGCGGCCAGCGCCTGACGACCACCGAGGCGGTCGCCCTCGACGACGTGATCGACCGGGCCCGCCGGACCGTCGACCCAGATCTCGACGTCGTTCTGGACGGGTCGCTGCCGACGGTCGAGGGCGACCCGGATCGCCTGCTCGTCCTCTTCGAGAACGTCTTCCGCAACGCCCGCGAGCACGTCGGCGACGACGTGACGATCACGATCGCGGCTACCGACGACGGGTTTGCGATCGCCGACGACGGCCCCGGCGTCGACCCGAACGAGCGGGAGGCCATTCTCGAATCGGGCTACAGTACCAACCCGGAGGGGACCGGCTTCGGCCTGGCGATCGTCTCGGAGGTCGTCGAGGCCCACGGCTGGTCGATCGCTGTCGGCGAGAGCGAAGCTGGCGGACTGCGATTCGATATCTCGCTTGCGGCGTGA
- a CDS encoding MFS transporter, with protein MGLNANDRSIAGFTMAGHALVHWFETSIPIFLVVWLSEFDVGVALFGIVVALGYAPFGLGALPGGILADRYGTRPIVLACLGGMSLAFLVLAVANSIYAIAVGLICWGIAASVYHPAGLALISTGVEERGTVFAWHGIAGNAGIALGPFVAATLLIFLDWSLVAALLAVPGVIAVLYGLSAEFDPTAAVEDGADAGPDEALSPSELVGDSRTLFASAFAVVFVLVTFEGLYYRGTLTYLPEILHGLPAMDSLALPASLEGIEPADYIYVGLLVVGMAGQYAGGKLTDRVPPARGLIAIFAVLAVLALAFVPATAAGVGLGPLVALCGLLGFFLFAIQPFYQNAVAIYTPPDARGLSYGYTYLGEFGLGSASIAVGGYVLGDLSQTAFFALIAGFAVVGGLLAGVLLTGSGRFADAEATAETNADD; from the coding sequence ATGGGCCTGAACGCGAACGACCGTTCGATCGCCGGGTTCACCATGGCGGGCCACGCGCTCGTCCACTGGTTCGAAACCTCGATTCCGATCTTCCTCGTCGTCTGGCTAAGCGAGTTCGACGTCGGCGTCGCCCTGTTCGGCATCGTCGTCGCGCTCGGCTACGCGCCTTTCGGCCTGGGCGCGCTCCCCGGCGGCATCCTCGCCGATCGCTACGGCACCAGGCCGATCGTCCTGGCGTGTCTCGGCGGAATGAGCCTCGCCTTCCTCGTCCTCGCCGTCGCGAACTCGATTTACGCCATCGCCGTCGGGCTGATCTGCTGGGGGATCGCCGCCAGCGTCTACCACCCCGCCGGTCTGGCGCTCATCAGTACCGGCGTCGAGGAGCGGGGCACCGTCTTCGCCTGGCACGGGATCGCGGGCAACGCCGGCATCGCGCTGGGCCCGTTCGTCGCCGCGACGCTGCTGATCTTCCTCGACTGGTCGCTCGTCGCGGCGCTGCTGGCCGTTCCCGGGGTCATCGCCGTGCTCTACGGCCTGAGCGCGGAGTTCGATCCGACCGCCGCGGTCGAGGACGGCGCGGACGCCGGCCCCGACGAGGCACTGTCGCCGTCCGAACTGGTCGGCGACTCGCGGACGCTGTTCGCGAGCGCCTTCGCCGTCGTCTTCGTCCTCGTCACGTTCGAGGGGCTCTACTACCGGGGGACGCTGACCTACCTCCCCGAGATCCTCCACGGGTTGCCGGCGATGGACAGCCTGGCGCTGCCCGCGAGCCTCGAGGGGATCGAGCCCGCCGATTACATCTACGTCGGCTTGCTGGTCGTCGGGATGGCGGGCCAGTATGCCGGCGGGAAGCTGACGGACCGCGTCCCGCCGGCCCGCGGTCTCATCGCCATCTTCGCCGTCCTCGCGGTCCTCGCGCTCGCATTCGTCCCGGCGACGGCGGCGGGCGTCGGCCTCGGACCGCTCGTCGCGCTCTGTGGCCTCCTTGGCTTCTTCCTCTTCGCCATCCAGCCGTTCTACCAGAACGCAGTCGCGATCTACACGCCGCCGGACGCCCGCGGGCTCTCCTACGGCTACACCTACCTCGGCGAGTTCGGCCTCGGCTCGGCGAGCATCGCCGTCGGCGGCTACGTGCTGGGCGACCTCTCTCAGACGGCGTTTTTCGCCCTGATCGCCGGGTTCGCGGTCGTCGGCGGGCTGCTCGCGGGCGTGTTGCTCACCGGCAGCGGCCGCTTTGCGGACGCGGAAGCGACCGCCGAGACGAACGCGGACGATTGA
- a CDS encoding NAD(P)/FAD-dependent oxidoreductase: MTQYVIIGDGISGSSAAETLREEDPEAKITVITDEGEPLYNRILIKEHAKGKLPEAPISIHDEDWYDERDIDLSLNTHITRVDVDEKLIHTHGGEDIPYDKLLVATGGTPTQLPVENSDADGIHHFWTFQDARGIREHAENADEGVIVGAGLLGIDFAAVCGAQGIEADYLMRGDRWWRYALSADGAEIMHEGMREVGVEPVFDSGVDRFEVDDDGRVTAAVDPNGERFECDFAGVAIGLTFNTEYLRGAGIEQDNGIIVDEYMQTNVDDIYAAGDITRFYDVLLGEQAQNGSWGSAKEQGRVAAVNMAADDEAEEFEWVSSYSITHFDFPFLSFGHPTLGDDHAERKYSDTEWRRIAFKDGKIVGGVLIGDLSPQSKFKQLMREQREVADQKEVLLEQQVDLDNLAPTQEQSQ; this comes from the coding sequence ATGACTCAGTACGTCATCATCGGTGACGGGATCTCGGGCAGTTCGGCCGCCGAGACCCTCCGGGAGGAAGACCCGGAGGCGAAGATTACCGTCATTACCGATGAGGGGGAGCCGCTGTATAACCGGATTCTCATTAAGGAACACGCCAAGGGCAAGCTCCCCGAAGCCCCGATCTCCATTCACGACGAAGATTGGTACGACGAACGTGATATCGACCTCTCGCTCAACACCCACATCACGCGCGTCGACGTCGACGAGAAGCTCATCCACACTCACGGGGGCGAAGACATCCCCTACGACAAACTGCTCGTCGCCACCGGCGGGACGCCGACCCAGCTCCCCGTCGAGAACAGCGACGCGGACGGTATCCACCACTTCTGGACGTTCCAGGACGCTCGCGGGATCCGCGAGCACGCCGAAAACGCCGACGAGGGCGTCATCGTCGGCGCCGGGCTGCTCGGCATCGACTTCGCGGCCGTCTGCGGCGCGCAGGGCATCGAGGCCGACTACCTGATGCGCGGCGACCGCTGGTGGCGCTACGCGCTCTCGGCTGACGGCGCCGAGATCATGCACGAGGGCATGCGCGAGGTCGGCGTCGAACCGGTCTTCGACAGCGGTGTCGACCGCTTCGAGGTCGACGACGACGGCCGCGTCACCGCCGCCGTCGACCCCAACGGCGAGCGCTTCGAGTGTGACTTCGCCGGCGTAGCTATCGGGCTGACCTTCAACACCGAATACCTCCGCGGCGCCGGCATCGAACAGGACAACGGCATCATCGTCGACGAGTACATGCAGACCAACGTCGACGACATCTACGCCGCGGGCGACATCACCCGCTTCTACGACGTCTTGCTCGGCGAACAGGCCCAGAACGGGTCGTGGGGCTCGGCCAAGGAACAGGGCCGCGTCGCCGCGGTCAACATGGCCGCCGACGACGAAGCCGAGGAGTTCGAGTGGGTCTCCTCGTACTCCATTACGCACTTCGACTTCCCGTTCCTCTCGTTCGGTCACCCGACGCTGGGCGACGACCACGCCGAGCGGAAGTACAGCGACACCGAGTGGCGCCGCATCGCCTTCAAGGACGGCAAGATCGTCGGCGGGGTCCTCATCGGCGACCTCTCGCCCCAGAGCAAGTTCAAACAGCTCATGCGCGAACAGCGCGAAGTCGCCGACCAGAAGGAGGTCCTCCTCGAGCAGCAGGTCGACCTCGACAACCTCGCACCGACACAGGAACAGTCCCAGTAA
- a CDS encoding GMC family oxidoreductase N-terminal domain-containing protein, protein MTTNSDVIVIGAGGDGPALAWQLGAYGLDVQLIEAGPWHGNEKWPRPHEDPGATESSDPDDLSGDLLDRQFNGLEEDMNNSTAGKLRFGPADRTQGSWDHETGGELTVNQVSGVGGTTLHYYANHPRTTVPSVNDSDAWPIDYGDLVPYYRLIEAKFDFGPGATATKEAVLYAGAERLGLELNDGLNVTGDDLPSYRPTPSLISQPDEALEDEDYDGPFTYPEVEGDTLANDSYRGASTPKGAPVREKARKSSNVSWVPEALDTGNVTIRPNTFVTNVRTENGAATGVDFRDTWSGQTGSMDAHVVVMAAGSLQTPRLWLNSGLPDNGWVGKGLTHHWFDAVHGVFDPDALEDLIGERTVDPHVGQPWGGRVELDEGIIGVVGNTPALHGTLLGTSAAGLAADNDTEGEPWDTHGQLVGAELKDKMADYRRTVTLLLSIDDEPLQRNGVRLADDEDENGKLAKVEWQPSEADYAKRETLARTGAELLRAAGADSVHRTNMPPYLIHIHSTMSMGKVIDEGGEAYDVDRLFVGDHSAIPNALGGQNPTHTGQALALRTADAIYDRYFTR, encoded by the coding sequence ATGACGACGAACTCCGACGTTATCGTAATCGGTGCAGGCGGCGACGGCCCCGCGCTCGCGTGGCAGCTCGGCGCGTACGGACTGGACGTACAGCTCATCGAAGCGGGTCCGTGGCACGGCAACGAGAAGTGGCCGCGGCCTCACGAGGATCCCGGCGCGACCGAGAGTTCCGACCCGGACGATCTCAGCGGCGACCTCCTCGACCGGCAGTTCAACGGCCTCGAGGAGGACATGAACAACTCGACGGCCGGGAAACTCCGCTTCGGTCCCGCCGACCGCACGCAGGGCTCGTGGGACCACGAGACCGGCGGCGAACTCACGGTCAACCAGGTTAGCGGCGTCGGCGGGACGACGCTCCACTACTACGCGAACCATCCGCGGACGACGGTGCCGTCAGTCAACGACAGCGACGCCTGGCCGATCGACTACGGCGACCTGGTGCCGTACTACCGGCTCATCGAGGCGAAGTTCGACTTCGGACCCGGCGCGACGGCCACGAAGGAAGCGGTGCTGTACGCGGGCGCCGAACGGCTCGGCCTCGAACTGAACGACGGGCTCAACGTCACCGGCGACGACCTGCCGAGCTACCGGCCGACGCCGAGTCTCATCTCGCAGCCCGACGAGGCGCTCGAAGACGAGGACTACGACGGCCCGTTCACCTATCCCGAGGTCGAGGGCGACACTCTGGCCAACGACAGCTACCGGGGGGCGTCGACGCCGAAGGGCGCACCCGTCCGCGAGAAGGCCCGGAAGTCCAGTAACGTGAGTTGGGTCCCGGAGGCCTTAGACACCGGAAACGTGACGATCCGACCCAACACCTTCGTGACCAACGTCCGGACCGAAAACGGCGCCGCGACGGGCGTCGACTTCCGGGACACCTGGTCCGGCCAGACCGGCAGCATGGACGCCCACGTCGTCGTCATGGCCGCCGGCTCGCTGCAGACGCCGCGGCTCTGGCTCAACTCGGGCCTACCGGACAACGGCTGGGTCGGCAAGGGGCTGACCCACCACTGGTTCGACGCCGTCCACGGCGTCTTCGACCCCGACGCGCTCGAGGACCTGATCGGCGAGCGGACGGTCGACCCCCACGTCGGACAGCCGTGGGGCGGCCGCGTCGAACTCGACGAGGGAATCATCGGCGTCGTCGGCAACACGCCGGCGCTGCACGGGACGCTGCTCGGCACGAGCGCGGCCGGCCTGGCCGCGGACAACGATACCGAGGGCGAACCCTGGGACACCCACGGTCAGCTCGTCGGCGCGGAGTTGAAAGACAAGATGGCTGACTACCGGCGGACGGTCACGCTCCTACTGAGCATCGACGATGAGCCGCTTCAGCGCAACGGCGTGCGCCTAGCCGACGACGAAGACGAGAACGGCAAGCTCGCGAAGGTCGAGTGGCAGCCTAGCGAGGCCGACTACGCGAAACGCGAGACGCTCGCCCGGACGGGCGCCGAACTCTTGCGCGCCGCCGGCGCCGACTCCGTCCACCGGACGAACATGCCGCCGTATCTCATCCACATCCACAGCACGATGTCGATGGGGAAGGTCATCGACGAGGGCGGCGAGGCCTACGACGTCGACCGGCTGTTCGTCGGCGACCACAGCGCGATTCCGAACGCTCTGGGCGGACAGAACCCGACCCATACCGGCCAGGCGCTGGCGCTTCGCACCGCGGACGCGATCTACGACCGCTACTTCACTCGGTAA
- a CDS encoding DUF7124 domain-containing protein yields the protein MNGDSDMTLAFELEALKELASPERVFEDARGWTEYIGVVSEKPTYVVTNFTRKNRIRQDFFSGPRGKAESLEGVKDQFDTGRYVYIGADEEDEQLADEVGWEYLAVEDAADAADWILATTADDEDEDEQAVRDDWP from the coding sequence ATGAACGGCGACAGCGACATGACTCTGGCCTTCGAACTCGAGGCGCTGAAAGAACTCGCCTCGCCCGAGCGCGTGTTCGAGGACGCCAGAGGCTGGACCGAGTACATCGGCGTCGTCTCCGAGAAGCCGACCTACGTCGTGACGAACTTCACGCGGAAGAACCGCATCCGACAGGACTTCTTCTCCGGCCCGCGGGGCAAAGCGGAGAGTCTCGAAGGCGTGAAAGACCAGTTCGACACCGGACGCTACGTCTACATCGGCGCCGACGAGGAAGACGAGCAGCTGGCCGACGAGGTCGGCTGGGAGTACCTCGCCGTCGAAGACGCCGCTGACGCGGCCGACTGGATCCTCGCGACCACTGCCGACGACGAAGACGAGGACGAGCAGGCGGTTCGCGACGACTGGCCGTAA
- a CDS encoding polysaccharide deacetylase family protein, whose translation MQRRSYLALASSLCLAGCTGAAPIGSSSDSDPKSDAESNSPSKPDPNEPTTDASTRAGMVDDFETLDTWEPFGATLSADPNRSAVGTQSARLEIPADQRTGGIVTAFSEPQDLTDVVPGLAVATDRLNTPWLRLVDDHGNEINYRRGIKGGLPLVRYNFGVDDVDAGFDPAAVRKVRVLAWAGDEPLTLWLDDFHLVPRPDTGKVMIQFDDAHVTDYTEALPILEEYGYPAVTFINPGRLEAQRDGVEDPGGFPRITIDQAHELHDAGWVVANHCYSHPHLSELDRAAQEEEISAGKAWLEAEGFDEGARYFAYPHGDYDERTLELVAEYHDIGFAGGRPVQGYAVNRRQTSRIGEPSAERARTAIERTASMRGITSLFFHRLEGDLLADFEATVEAIREYEAAGEIDVILPADLEPDLMF comes from the coding sequence ATGCAGCGACGAAGCTACCTCGCCCTGGCGTCCTCGCTCTGCCTGGCCGGCTGTACCGGCGCAGCACCGATCGGTTCGTCGTCGGATTCCGACCCGAAATCGGACGCGGAGTCGAACTCGCCGTCGAAACCCGACCCGAACGAGCCGACGACGGACGCGTCGACGCGCGCGGGAATGGTCGACGACTTCGAAACCCTCGACACGTGGGAACCGTTCGGCGCGACGCTGTCGGCGGACCCGAATCGCTCGGCCGTCGGCACGCAGAGCGCGCGCCTCGAGATTCCGGCGGACCAGCGAACCGGCGGGATCGTGACCGCGTTCTCGGAGCCCCAGGACCTGACCGACGTCGTCCCCGGCCTGGCCGTCGCGACGGATCGGCTCAACACGCCCTGGCTTCGCCTGGTCGACGACCACGGGAACGAGATCAACTATCGCCGCGGAATCAAGGGCGGGCTCCCGCTCGTCCGGTACAACTTCGGGGTCGACGACGTCGACGCGGGGTTCGATCCCGCGGCCGTCCGCAAAGTACGGGTGTTAGCCTGGGCGGGCGACGAACCGTTGACGCTCTGGCTCGACGATTTCCACCTCGTGCCGCGGCCCGACACCGGGAAGGTGATGATCCAGTTCGACGACGCCCACGTCACCGATTATACGGAGGCGCTTCCGATCCTCGAAGAGTACGGCTATCCGGCGGTGACGTTCATCAATCCCGGGCGGCTCGAGGCCCAGCGGGACGGCGTCGAGGATCCCGGGGGGTTCCCTCGGATTACGATCGACCAGGCCCACGAACTCCACGACGCCGGCTGGGTCGTCGCCAACCACTGCTACTCTCATCCCCACCTCTCAGAACTCGACAGGGCGGCGCAGGAAGAGGAGATCAGTGCGGGTAAGGCCTGGCTCGAGGCAGAAGGCTTCGATGAGGGGGCTCGCTACTTCGCCTACCCCCACGGCGACTACGACGAGCGGACGCTCGAACTGGTCGCGGAGTACCACGACATCGGCTTCGCCGGCGGTCGTCCGGTTCAGGGATACGCCGTGAATCGGCGCCAGACGTCTCGGATCGGCGAACCGAGCGCCGAGCGGGCCCGGACGGCAATCGAGCGCACCGCCTCGATGCGCGGGATCACCTCGCTGTTCTTCCATCGCCTCGAGGGCGACCTGCTCGCCGACTTCGAGGCGACGGTCGAGGCGATCCGCGAGTACGAGGCCGCCGGCGAGATCGACGTGATCCTCCCGGCGGACCTCGAGCCCGACCTCATGTTCTGA
- a CDS encoding DUF6149 family protein — translation MKLRQNAKHFAYQKALETPGVRSVAKSGLVKLHTKIFTGKADPDRADERKAHLDALFDATTDAYLRALKEGYSEAEAREITHIQANFDFYNHGWTEMMEIPTDELEAHYDRYREFFDRWDVTIDDPLGQFAPPEGLPEAPSTPEKLDDPDHPHAEGGFADDVYVETDEGELVVGGQDEPDDVDASEAVGVDDDGH, via the coding sequence ATGAAGCTCCGGCAGAACGCGAAGCACTTCGCCTATCAGAAGGCACTCGAAACCCCCGGCGTCCGCTCGGTCGCCAAGTCGGGGCTCGTCAAACTCCACACCAAGATCTTCACCGGCAAGGCCGATCCCGACCGGGCCGACGAGCGGAAAGCCCACCTCGACGCCCTCTTCGACGCCACGACCGACGCCTACCTGCGCGCGCTCAAGGAGGGCTACTCCGAGGCCGAGGCCCGCGAAATCACCCACATCCAGGCGAACTTCGACTTCTACAACCACGGCTGGACCGAGATGATGGAGATCCCGACCGACGAACTCGAGGCCCACTACGATCGCTATCGGGAGTTCTTCGATCGCTGGGACGTCACGATCGACGACCCGCTCGGCCAGTTCGCGCCCCCGGAGGGACTCCCCGAGGCCCCCTCGACGCCCGAGAAACTCGACGATCCCGATCATCCTCACGCCGAGGGCGGCTTCGCCGACGACGTCTACGTCGAGACCGACGAGGGCGAACTCGTCGTCGGCGGCCAGGACGAACCCGACGACGTCGATGCCTCGGAGGCAGTCGGCGTCGACGACGATGGCCACTGA